The proteins below are encoded in one region of Clostridium fermenticellae:
- a CDS encoding EFR1 family ferrodoxin (N-terminal region resembles flavodoxins. C-terminal ferrodoxin region binds two 4Fe-4S clusters.) codes for MKIFYFTATGNSLAVAKKIGGELISIPQVMNDENLNYKDDIIGVIFPIYGCTVPKIVKRFLKKVKLEADYIFAIGTYGMTKGKTMETAQKLALESGYRFDYVNEVLMLDNCQPQFDIAEEKKKLQGKKVDESIAKIIKDVKQQKKVTAKSRFSDKAATWFCENVFNIEKDDYAKNYSVDDNCIKCGTCAKVCPTANIKITNNVEFLEHCACCQACIHACPQHAIHFKRERSTERWRNYDVKLSEIILANNQNSNNEVH; via the coding sequence ATGAAGATATTTTATTTTACAGCTACTGGTAATAGCCTAGCAGTTGCAAAAAAAATTGGTGGAGAATTGATTTCAATACCACAGGTAATGAATGATGAAAATTTAAATTATAAGGATGACATTATCGGAGTGATTTTTCCCATTTATGGTTGTACAGTACCAAAGATAGTGAAAAGATTTTTGAAAAAAGTGAAACTAGAAGCAGATTATATCTTTGCTATTGGAACCTATGGAATGACAAAGGGAAAAACTATGGAAACTGCCCAGAAACTTGCTTTAGAGAGTGGATATCGATTTGATTATGTAAATGAGGTACTTATGCTAGATAACTGTCAACCACAATTTGATATTGCAGAGGAAAAGAAAAAATTGCAGGGAAAGAAAGTGGACGAAAGTATTGCTAAGATTATTAAAGATGTAAAACAACAGAAAAAGGTTACAGCTAAGAGTAGATTTAGTGATAAAGCTGCAACATGGTTCTGTGAAAATGTATTTAATATTGAAAAAGATGACTATGCAAAAAATTATAGTGTGGATGATAATTGTATTAAGTGTGGAACTTGCGCTAAGGTTTGCCCAACGGCAAATATCAAAATTACTAATAATGTAGAGTTTCTTGAACATTGTGCCTGCTGTCAAGCCTGCATTCACGCATGCCCACAACATGCAATTCATTTTAAAAGAGAACGAAGTACTGAAAGATGGCGTAATTATGATGTAAAGCTTAGTGAGATTATTTTAGCAAATAATCAGAATAGCAATAATGAAGTTCATTGA
- a CDS encoding TetR/AcrR family transcriptional regulator gives MSEKVKNTNQAERILDAAFKCISTKGYANVSLRDIANEAGVVLSQLNYYYKNKEGLFKKVVEMLSEKYFSEIEDNLKKGTTGSESSVYLIKYFKEVLYNKPELFKILFDLTSMALWSESLKKLLKELFDGLTKLIEKYIINNPANSEKLKTYSPTSSSKLILGTLLGTSIQVMLTDEKEDYLNALATLKLILA, from the coding sequence ATGAGTGAAAAGGTTAAAAATACTAACCAGGCTGAAAGAATATTGGATGCAGCTTTTAAATGTATCTCTACAAAAGGATATGCAAATGTTTCTTTGAGAGATATTGCAAATGAAGCTGGTGTTGTTCTAAGTCAGTTGAATTATTATTATAAGAATAAAGAAGGATTATTCAAAAAAGTGGTAGAAATGTTATCTGAGAAATATTTTAGTGAAATTGAAGATAATTTAAAAAAAGGTACTACTGGAAGTGAAAGCTCAGTATATCTTATAAAATATTTTAAAGAAGTGTTATACAATAAACCTGAATTATTTAAAATTCTTTTTGATTTAACCAGTATGGCACTTTGGTCAGAATCCCTAAAAAAGCTCCTTAAAGAACTTTTTGATGGACTAACTAAATTAATTGAAAAGTATATAATAAATAACCCTGCAAATTCTGAAAAATTAAAAACATATTCTCCAACTTCATCATCTAAGCTGATATTAGGCACACTTCTAGGAACATCAATACAGGTAATGCTGACGGATGAAAAAGAAGATTACCTGAATGCATTAGCTACATTAAAGTTAATACTTGCTTAA
- a CDS encoding phospholipase D family protein: protein MIEIISEPINDRFYNLVADSKSRIRLCAPYVKSEIVNNIYSDKKANVKVDFISNFSMPNFYKRSSDIEAFKTITEQEDEVSNCQILHAKIYIFDDRYSIITSANLTPSGFNRNLEYGVFINDTSLVNKTVIDFKDICNNERTGRIDARKVIDIQNILKKLPLYREIESEPYNQNTEVDSILDIDINLIKANLNSWKKTTLTISWIVLVPYFLTNNNNFNVSFYNYLSLGGLISSIGVFVLCFLLMSNRHIKYIST, encoded by the coding sequence TTGATTGAAATAATAAGTGAACCTATAAATGATAGATTTTATAATTTGGTAGCAGATAGTAAATCGAGAATAAGATTGTGCGCACCTTATGTAAAATCAGAAATAGTAAACAATATTTATAGTGACAAAAAAGCAAATGTTAAAGTGGATTTTATTTCAAATTTTAGTATGCCTAACTTTTATAAAAGATCCTCAGATATAGAAGCTTTTAAAACTATAACAGAGCAAGAAGATGAAGTGTCTAACTGCCAGATACTTCATGCAAAAATTTATATTTTTGATGACAGGTATTCTATTATTACATCTGCAAATTTAACGCCTTCAGGGTTTAATAGAAATCTTGAATATGGAGTCTTTATAAATGATACTAGCTTAGTGAATAAAACAGTTATAGATTTTAAAGATATTTGTAATAATGAAAGAACAGGTAGAATAGATGCTAGAAAGGTTATTGATATACAAAACATTCTAAAAAAATTACCGCTATATAGAGAGATAGAATCAGAACCCTATAATCAGAATACTGAAGTTGATAGTATTTTAGATATTGATATCAATTTGATAAAAGCTAATCTAAATAGTTGGAAGAAGACAACTTTAACTATCTCTTGGATTGTACTTGTTCCTTATTTTTTGACAAATAACAATAATTTCAATGTATCATTTTATAATTATTTGTCATTAGGAGGTTTAATATCGTCTATTGGAGTTTTTGTTTTATGCTTTTTATTAATGTCAAACAGACATATAAAATATATTAGTACATAG
- a CDS encoding YidC/Oxa1 family membrane protein insertase: MFDFIAYPIGRFLRFIYEVLSFKNYGIAIILLTVIIRTLLLPLYIKQYRSTSKMSEIQPKIKKLQEKYKNDNEKLSQHMVELYKENNINPAGGCLPMLLQIPILFSLYYVISQPLKYMFGMNSSIINKLFNTIPHNMVTVKNMHDLSIINYYGNNMNKLPLVDSMLNRNELLNMNFWGINLGYIPTFNFHNINAHSILLMIIPILAVITTYISTKYSSQDMPASENEMQNSIQKNMLLLSPIMTGFISFQVPAGMGLYWIISNIYQIFQQMFMNKFIIKKNQIQQ; this comes from the coding sequence ATGTTTGATTTTATTGCATATCCCATAGGGCGCTTTTTGAGATTCATATATGAGGTATTGTCATTTAAGAATTACGGAATTGCCATTATTTTGCTGACAGTTATTATAAGAACATTGCTGCTTCCACTGTATATAAAACAGTACAGATCAACTTCAAAAATGAGTGAAATTCAGCCGAAGATAAAAAAGCTACAGGAGAAGTATAAAAATGATAATGAAAAATTAAGTCAACATATGGTCGAACTGTATAAAGAAAACAATATAAATCCCGCGGGAGGATGTCTTCCTATGCTGCTGCAAATACCTATTTTATTTTCTCTGTACTACGTTATATCCCAGCCTCTAAAATATATGTTTGGAATGAATTCTTCTATAATTAACAAATTATTTAATACTATACCTCACAACATGGTCACTGTGAAGAATATGCATGATTTAAGCATAATAAATTATTACGGCAATAATATGAATAAGTTACCTCTTGTAGACTCCATGTTAAATAGAAATGAATTGCTGAATATGAACTTTTGGGGCATAAATTTGGGCTATATTCCAACTTTTAATTTTCACAACATAAATGCTCATTCTATACTTTTAATGATAATACCTATTTTAGCTGTAATAACTACCTATATATCTACTAAATATTCTTCTCAAGATATGCCTGCATCTGAAAATGAAATGCAGAACTCCATTCAAAAAAATATGCTTTTGTTGTCGCCAATCATGACCGGGTTTATTTCGTTTCAGGTACCTGCGGGAATGGGGCTTTATTGGATAATAAGTAATATATATCAGATATTTCAACAGATGTTCATGAACAAGTTTATTATAAAAAAGAATCAGATACAACAATAA
- a CDS encoding HD domain-containing protein encodes MFKEEIIKEMKEVFKEIPFGVDHTLKVLQNAEDIMKGESIGGEEKEFISIIAILHDIGAVEAQKKYGSIDSAYQEKEGPAVAREILKMVGYDKNVDRICFIIGNHHTPSKIDGIDFQIQWEADLLENLTVMDKEKEQKKIKKCINENFKTDTGKKIAFDRFILD; translated from the coding sequence ATGTTTAAGGAAGAAATTATTAAAGAGATGAAAGAAGTATTTAAAGAAATTCCTTTTGGAGTAGATCATACTCTCAAAGTATTACAAAATGCAGAAGATATAATGAAAGGTGAAAGTATCGGAGGAGAAGAAAAAGAATTCATTAGTATTATTGCTATACTACATGATATTGGTGCTGTTGAAGCACAAAAAAAGTATGGCTCAATTGACAGTGCCTATCAAGAAAAAGAAGGACCGGCAGTAGCCAGAGAAATATTAAAAATGGTAGGTTATGACAAAAATGTTGATAGGATATGTTTTATAATAGGTAATCATCACACACCTTCTAAAATTGATGGAATTGACTTTCAAATACAATGGGAAGCAGACTTGCTTGAAAATTTAACTGTTATGGATAAAGAAAAAGAACAGAAAAAGATAAAAAAGTGTATAAATGAGAATTTTAAAACAGATACAGGAAAAAAGATTGCTTTTGATCGTTTTATTTTGGATTAA
- a CDS encoding APC family permease: MKKECQENFQRTDLEEFGYKQELSRVLKTKDLVIYGLIIMVPIAPFGIYGIVNDAASGMAALAYLIGMLAMLFTAFSYAKMSEAIPIAGSVYCYVSKGLSPTVGFFAGWAILLDYAFIPALLYLLSGAALHDMMPSIPIFLWAFIFIICNTLINIRGIEMAARFNKILLVLQLIILTYFIICGGIGIAHGINGAEFSVKPLFNSKFGLSAVMPGVAICVLSYLGFDGISTLAEENQDGAKTIGRATIIALMVSGIIFVIQCWVAGMAYPDWHAFKDPNTSFYVIAFSVGGKALKLTCEIGITIALGFACALSFQTAVSRVLFSMARDELMPKVFSKVHPKFKTPYVATIFVAVIAVVVCSVFSEMIDILSCLVNFGALTSFAILHVTVVNYFVFRTKKYNFFQHIVLPSVGFIIIVYVWMHLANISKIIGLMWLTIGAVYYLVLTFVLKKDTSKMQV; encoded by the coding sequence ATGAAAAAAGAGTGTCAGGAGAATTTTCAACGGACTGATCTTGAGGAGTTTGGGTACAAGCAAGAACTGAGTAGAGTATTAAAGACAAAAGATTTGGTGATTTATGGATTAATTATCATGGTTCCTATTGCACCTTTTGGTATATATGGAATTGTGAATGATGCAGCAAGTGGTATGGCTGCATTGGCATATCTTATTGGAATGCTAGCAATGCTTTTTACAGCATTTAGCTATGCAAAAATGTCGGAAGCAATCCCTATTGCTGGTTCAGTATATTGTTATGTAAGTAAAGGATTGAGTCCAACAGTTGGTTTCTTTGCCGGATGGGCAATATTACTTGACTATGCATTTATACCGGCTCTTTTATATTTGTTAAGCGGAGCTGCTCTTCATGATATGATGCCTTCGATACCTATTTTTTTATGGGCATTTATTTTTATCATATGCAATACTTTAATTAACATTAGAGGAATTGAGATGGCTGCAAGATTTAATAAAATATTACTTGTTCTTCAATTGATTATACTTACATATTTTATAATTTGTGGAGGTATAGGAATAGCTCATGGTATAAATGGTGCAGAATTTTCGGTCAAGCCATTATTCAATTCAAAGTTTGGACTTTCAGCTGTAATGCCGGGGGTAGCAATTTGTGTTTTAAGTTATCTTGGGTTTGATGGTATCAGTACCTTAGCTGAGGAAAACCAGGATGGAGCAAAAACTATAGGTAGGGCAACTATAATTGCATTAATGGTTTCCGGAATTATCTTTGTTATACAGTGTTGGGTAGCCGGAATGGCATATCCAGACTGGCATGCCTTTAAAGATCCTAATACGTCATTCTATGTGATTGCATTCAGTGTAGGGGGAAAAGCACTTAAACTTACTTGTGAAATCGGAATAACTATTGCACTAGGGTTTGCATGTGCATTGTCATTCCAGACTGCAGTTTCAAGGGTACTATTTAGTATGGCGAGAGACGAACTCATGCCAAAAGTCTTTTCAAAAGTTCATCCGAAATTTAAGACTCCATATGTTGCGACAATTTTTGTAGCTGTAATTGCTGTAGTAGTGTGCAGTGTATTCAGTGAAATGATTGATATACTATCATGTCTGGTCAATTTTGGAGCTTTAACTTCCTTTGCGATACTTCATGTAACGGTTGTTAATTACTTTGTATTTAGAACTAAAAAATATAATTTCTTTCAGCACATCGTATTGCCTTCCGTAGGATTTATCATAATAGTATATGTATGGATGCACCTTGCCAATATATCGAAGATTATAGGACTTATGTGGCTAACCATAGGTGCTGTATATTACCTGGTTTTAACATTTGTACTAAAAAAGGATACTTCGAAGATGCAGGTGTAA
- a CDS encoding TetR/AcrR family transcriptional regulator has product MCALKNDDKGILTITECSFIIVYMRVKDENKKDAILSATIKMINEIGFANVSMSKIAKAAGVSASTIYIYYENKEDMFKKIYIDVKTQMLKASMEGISDTESVKQSVWKFCENVLNFAKNHEDYFLFIGQAGDSPVILTVKNQELLKLIQKACSPFERGIREGILKNVSPALLSGFCVYPITQLYKDSCHQKDVLGEIDYEVVFEMCWDAIKK; this is encoded by the coding sequence ATGTGTGCACTAAAAAATGATGATAAAGGGATATTGACAATAACAGAATGTTCGTTTATTATAGTATATATGAGAGTGAAAGATGAAAACAAAAAAGATGCTATTTTATCAGCAACTATAAAAATGATTAATGAAATCGGATTTGCCAATGTTTCCATGTCTAAAATCGCAAAGGCAGCGGGAGTATCTGCCTCTACTATTTATATCTATTACGAAAATAAGGAGGATATGTTTAAGAAGATATACATTGATGTAAAGACGCAGATGCTTAAAGCGAGTATGGAGGGAATCAGTGATACTGAATCAGTTAAACAGTCTGTTTGGAAGTTTTGTGAGAACGTCTTGAATTTTGCAAAAAATCATGAAGACTATTTTCTTTTTATTGGGCAAGCGGGTGATTCACCTGTGATTTTGACAGTTAAAAATCAAGAACTTCTGAAACTTATTCAAAAAGCTTGCTCACCATTTGAACGTGGAATCAGAGAGGGTATCTTAAAAAATGTTTCACCTGCCTTATTAAGTGGATTCTGTGTTTACCCGATTACGCAGCTATATAAAGATAGCTGTCATCAAAAAGATGTATTAGGCGAGATTGACTACGAAGTAGTTTTTGAAATGTGCTGGGATGCCATAAAAAAATAA
- a CDS encoding DUF2397 domain-containing protein, protein MQITDKLTKQIDEMRYITAENAWRYRTILRFFYLQYEKMKYWMYKEELFQELKTHDEFKDYTMETCRQDLDVLISWKNFVAVQDTAKVATVEEFKNKQFRYELSEYSVEIERLTIKLENLFVESASLESSLLERIKEQIEKLTEMVSKSEKEVGVWWGSLNNDFKRLNQNYQDYIRPKCH, encoded by the coding sequence ATGCAGATAACGGATAAACTTACCAAACAAATTGATGAAATGAGGTATATTACGGCAGAAAATGCCTGGAGGTACAGAACTATATTGAGGTTTTTCTATCTTCAGTATGAGAAAATGAAATACTGGATGTATAAGGAAGAGTTATTTCAGGAACTGAAAACTCATGATGAATTTAAAGATTATACCATGGAAACCTGCCGCCAGGATCTGGATGTGCTTATATCATGGAAAAATTTTGTGGCGGTTCAGGATACCGCGAAAGTTGCTACAGTTGAGGAATTTAAAAACAAGCAATTCAGATATGAACTTTCAGAGTACAGTGTGGAAATTGAAAGATTGACTATAAAACTTGAAAATCTATTCGTAGAAAGTGCTTCCCTTGAATCCTCTCTCCTTGAAAGAATAAAGGAACAGATTGAAAAACTTACTGAAATGGTGTCTAAAAGTGAAAAAGAAGTGGGAGTCTGGTGGGGATCCTTGAATAATGATTTCAAGAGATTAAATCAGAATTATCAGGACTATATAAGACCCAAATGTCACTGA
- a CDS encoding SDR family NAD(P)-dependent oxidoreductase, with product MKKKVILITGATSGLGKETARVLAKQGNTIIIHGRNKDKTQSVVRELKKDTSNSQIDMLLADLESFADIKRMADEFKKKYNHLDVLINNAGNQYGGTREVTLEGHERTLTINTFAPFLLTHLLLYSLSKSGEGRVVTVSSASHAQGGAPYLNDIELKDHYSYMKAYGISKLYVIWLMRHFEKYCRENGIKNITFNCAHPGSAKTNLGNTGNRPISMKILFFLWQPLMTSVEKGAKPIIFAATADEMKEKNNQYIGPKGYEKVNEKYYSEKNEEILWNYCMKICEPYMEQRKYTNNC from the coding sequence ATGAAAAAGAAAGTAATTCTTATAACAGGAGCGACAAGTGGCTTAGGAAAAGAAACTGCAAGAGTATTGGCAAAACAGGGAAATACTATTATCATTCATGGAAGGAATAAAGATAAAACACAGTCAGTTGTACGTGAATTAAAAAAAGACACCAGCAATAGCCAAATTGATATGCTGCTCGCCGATTTAGAATCCTTTGCTGATATAAAACGCATGGCAGATGAATTCAAGAAGAAATATAATCACTTGGATGTACTAATTAATAATGCTGGTAATCAGTACGGCGGAACAAGAGAAGTAACTTTAGAAGGACATGAACGAACACTTACAATAAATACATTTGCACCATTTCTTCTTACACATCTCCTGCTTTATTCTCTGAGTAAAAGCGGAGAAGGACGTGTTGTTACAGTTTCATCTGCCTCTCACGCACAAGGTGGTGCGCCATATTTAAATGATATTGAACTGAAAGACCATTATTCCTATATGAAAGCTTATGGCATATCTAAGTTATATGTCATCTGGCTTATGCGCCATTTTGAAAAATACTGTAGGGAGAACGGTATTAAAAATATTACCTTTAACTGTGCGCATCCGGGTTCAGCTAAAACAAACCTTGGAAACACAGGAAATAGGCCGATTTCAATGAAGATTCTCTTCTTCTTATGGCAACCGCTAATGACATCTGTAGAAAAAGGTGCCAAACCAATTATTTTTGCAGCTACAGCAGATGAAATGAAAGAAAAGAACAATCAGTATATTGGTCCGAAAGGATATGAAAAGGTAAACGAAAAATATTACAGTGAAAAGAATGAGGAAATCCTTTGGAACTACTGTATGAAAATCTGTGAGCCCTATATGGAACAGAGGAAATATACAAACAACTGTTAA
- a CDS encoding pentapeptide repeat-containing protein produces MRKLSQMEFREILENRDSKKRLVLKDIELFDMDFTSWDLSDIDFSLSTFHRIKFDGANLENSSVSGVLFDECTVRNTNFKNADLEGATLRYVDMTGCNIKGANLHAALLEYAKLDGVVSDKDTKWFRLHCPEKGAFIGYKKCFNNRLVQLLIPADAKRTSATLPSCRCNKAKVLTIKSFDYKESYKEAWSLVDENFVYRAGEWVEVKDFNEDRWMDSTTGIHFWMTIEEAKNY; encoded by the coding sequence ATGCGTAAATTATCACAGATGGAATTTAGAGAAATATTAGAAAATAGGGACTCAAAAAAAAGACTTGTTTTAAAAGATATAGAACTTTTTGATATGGATTTTACAAGTTGGGATTTATCTGATATTGACTTTTCTTTGAGTACATTCCATAGAATTAAGTTTGATGGAGCAAATTTAGAGAATAGCAGTGTCTCTGGTGTATTATTTGATGAATGTACTGTACGTAATACAAATTTTAAGAATGCAGATTTAGAAGGTGCGACACTTCGGTATGTAGATATGACCGGATGCAATATTAAAGGTGCAAACTTACATGCTGCACTTCTTGAATATGCTAAATTAGATGGTGTTGTTTCTGACAAGGATACAAAATGGTTTCGCCTGCATTGCCCGGAGAAGGGGGCTTTCATCGGATATAAGAAGTGTTTTAATAACCGTTTGGTTCAGCTTTTAATACCTGCAGATGCAAAGCGAACTTCAGCTACATTGCCTTCTTGCCGCTGCAATAAGGCAAAAGTTCTTACAATTAAAAGTTTTGACTATAAAGAAAGTTATAAGGAAGCATGGTCTTTAGTAGATGAAAACTTTGTCTATCGTGCAGGCGAATGGGTAGAAGTAAAAGATTTTAATGAGGATCGATGGATGGATTCTACCACAGGTATTCATTTTTGGATGACAATAGAAGAAGCCAAAAATTATTAA
- a CDS encoding L-serine ammonia-lyase, iron-sulfur-dependent, subunit alpha, with protein MINHSIFNDVLGPIMSGPSSSHSAGCVRIGLMTRLLFGREIQKANVIFDENGAYPETYIGQGSNFGFTGGLLGYTTDEPKVKDAVEIATGSGKEIWFSKESLFSRHPNEALINVYNENDEIELSVLTFSTGGGMFEIVEMEGFPVYIDGSQEQMFVCCKDQAADEVKKKLDIKKAKIKSVTLEGLTLFIISEYVESIEGNIFVLKDVAGVKWIRKAPVIMPIAMQTNPNPVFSTASEALEYSKRENKSIWEMAIEYECSIGESSREDVWKVAAHTFEVMKNSTFPPDSRTTPLFGFLPYKAREMQENIKIVKSVPTGLLNDAVLCAIAVMENSCAHNIVVASPTAGSSGVLPAAIISIGEGMGLSQDEIIKGLLAAGLVGVFIANQATFGAEVAACQAENGSASCMAAAGIVQLLGGTVEQSFKAASMAMQNMLGLICDPVGGLTEIPCISRNVSALTNAALSANMVVWGFNPIIPLEESIETMLRVGKELPASLRCTCKGGLCVTKTGKCISKKLVENRPVME; from the coding sequence ATGATAAATCATAGTATATTCAATGACGTTTTAGGACCGATTATGTCAGGCCCTTCAAGTTCGCATTCAGCTGGATGTGTCAGAATTGGACTAATGACTAGATTGTTATTTGGCAGAGAGATCCAAAAAGCAAATGTTATTTTTGATGAAAATGGAGCTTATCCAGAAACTTATATCGGACAAGGTTCAAATTTTGGATTTACAGGAGGTCTTTTAGGCTACACAACTGACGAGCCTAAAGTAAAAGATGCAGTAGAAATTGCTACCGGATCAGGAAAAGAAATCTGGTTTTCAAAAGAATCTCTTTTCTCAAGACATCCTAATGAAGCACTTATTAATGTTTATAATGAAAATGACGAAATCGAACTTTCTGTACTGACTTTTTCCACAGGAGGTGGAATGTTTGAAATTGTAGAAATGGAAGGATTTCCTGTTTATATTGATGGAAGCCAGGAACAGATGTTTGTTTGTTGTAAAGATCAAGCAGCGGATGAAGTTAAGAAAAAATTAGATATCAAGAAAGCAAAAATAAAAAGTGTGACTTTAGAAGGATTAACTTTGTTTATAATTTCTGAATACGTGGAATCAATTGAAGGCAATATTTTTGTCCTTAAGGATGTTGCTGGTGTTAAATGGATTAGAAAAGCTCCTGTAATTATGCCGATTGCAATGCAAACAAATCCAAATCCTGTTTTCTCTACTGCATCAGAAGCTTTGGAATATTCTAAAAGGGAAAACAAGTCTATATGGGAAATGGCGATTGAATATGAGTGTTCAATTGGAGAATCATCAAGGGAAGATGTTTGGAAAGTCGCTGCACATACTTTTGAAGTTATGAAAAATTCTACTTTTCCACCAGATTCAAGAACAACGCCTCTTTTTGGTTTTTTGCCTTATAAAGCTAGAGAAATGCAAGAAAATATAAAAATCGTTAAATCTGTACCAACCGGACTTTTAAATGATGCTGTGCTGTGTGCTATTGCAGTAATGGAAAACAGCTGTGCTCACAATATTGTTGTAGCCTCACCAACAGCTGGTTCGAGTGGAGTTTTACCTGCAGCTATTATTTCTATTGGAGAGGGAATGGGATTATCACAAGATGAAATAATTAAAGGATTATTAGCTGCTGGATTAGTAGGAGTATTTATAGCAAATCAAGCTACTTTTGGAGCTGAGGTGGCAGCATGTCAGGCAGAAAATGGATCGGCAAGTTGTATGGCTGCGGCAGGAATAGTTCAATTACTTGGAGGAACAGTTGAACAATCATTTAAAGCTGCTTCAATGGCTATGCAAAATATGCTGGGATTAATTTGTGATCCCGTCGGGGGATTAACAGAAATACCATGTATAAGTCGTAACGTAAGTGCATTAACTAATGCTGCATTATCAGCTAACATGGTTGTCTGGGGATTTAACCCGATTATTCCTCTTGAGGAGAGCATTGAAACTATGCTGAGGGTTGGAAAAGAATTACCTGCTTCTCTTCGATGTACTTGTAAAGGCGGATTATGTGTAACAAAAACAGGAAAATGTATATCAAAGAAATTAGTGGAGAATAGGCCAGTTATGGAATAG
- a CDS encoding NAD(P)-dependent alcohol dehydrogenase, translated as MKGFGMLSIDHVGWIEKERPACGELDAIIHPIVLAPCSSDTHVSHGGSGEHTNLILGHEAVGTVVEVGKLVKKFKPGDTVVVPCTTPNWLTENVQGEYNAHDEGLMESFKFLGSKDGTFAEYFHVNQADANLVLLPEGVSPEAAVMTTDMMSTGFHGVENANVAFGDTVVVIGIGPVGLMAVAGSKCHGAGRIIAIGTRPNCVKVAKEYGATDIVSYKNGDTVEQVLDMTDGGADCVIIAGGNANSFNQAVDMTKPGGYISNINFFDIKDNLSMPAYSWGLGMSNKTIRGGFSPGGARRMHKMLDMVKYGRVDTTKLITHRFHGFEKIEDAFHMMDQKPADLIKPVIFVD; from the coding sequence ATGAAAGGTTTTGGAATGTTGTCAATTGATCATGTGGGATGGATTGAAAAAGAAAGACCGGCTTGTGGTGAATTGGATGCAATTATTCACCCGATTGTTCTGGCACCTTGTTCATCTGATACACACGTTTCCCACGGTGGTTCAGGGGAACACACTAATTTAATTCTCGGCCATGAGGCTGTTGGTACGGTGGTTGAGGTCGGTAAACTGGTCAAGAAGTTTAAACCAGGAGACACAGTTGTTGTTCCGTGCACTACGCCAAATTGGCTGACTGAAAATGTTCAAGGTGAATACAATGCGCATGATGAAGGACTTATGGAAAGTTTTAAGTTCCTTGGCTCCAAGGATGGTACTTTTGCTGAATATTTTCATGTTAATCAGGCGGATGCGAATTTGGTTTTATTGCCAGAAGGTGTATCTCCTGAGGCTGCCGTTATGACGACAGATATGATGTCCACCGGTTTCCATGGTGTGGAAAATGCGAATGTTGCTTTTGGTGATACAGTTGTTGTTATTGGAATCGGTCCTGTGGGTCTGATGGCTGTTGCCGGCTCAAAATGCCATGGCGCAGGTCGTATTATTGCCATTGGTACACGTCCTAATTGCGTAAAGGTAGCCAAAGAGTATGGTGCTACCGACATTGTCAGTTATAAAAACGGAGATACTGTTGAGCAGGTGCTTGATATGACAGATGGAGGAGCGGATTGTGTTATTATTGCAGGTGGTAATGCGAATAGTTTCAATCAAGCAGTTGATATGACTAAACCAGGTGGTTATATTTCTAATATCAATTTCTTCGACATTAAGGATAATCTTTCTATGCCCGCCTACTCCTGGGGATTAGGAATGTCTAACAAAACTATTCGTGGAGGATTTTCTCCCGGAGGTGCCCGCAGAATGCATAAAATGCTTGACATGGTCAAATATGGTCGTGTAGACACGACGAAGCTCATTACACACCGTTTTCACGGCTTTGAGAAAATTGAGGATGCGTTTCATATGATGGATCAGAAACCAGCAGATCTCATTAAACCAGTTATATTTGTTGACTAA